In one window of Porites lutea chromosome 8, jaPorLute2.1, whole genome shotgun sequence DNA:
- the LOC140947110 gene encoding uncharacterized protein isoform X2 encodes MATGNAKETRNSRSCEKRRGTYLSYLSHPSLKVPRTSEYRQKLAKTYDRETNAVSCSDTVEHFESEFLDYSYASQGIEEYSLEDRNNVDLLKEDGRPAEVENDREGRPTRDSIADEMLKGLLNNTAVEQDSCDEISQVFPEDPALDTTYGSSEFHEDLNEQDNDVDELSEAEDRNESSTQDDYVKITELSLSQDTRLYEGSPVTFSVSLLLIISFAIRHNLSGLALADLLTLINIHLVVPNCFAKSTAVLNRFFRKLKKPIEYHYYCCCCFEYIGLTKTSCCSNKYCLVDFSKKGALAYFIVLPLVTQLQSLLSRPEVPDFLQYRVTRQKQNSDAIEDIFDGQLYKKHFGEDGFFRGSSTQDKKTQIHLSLQINTDGVAIFRSSKFSIWPVYFIVNELPPNCRQQRKYRMFAGLWFGVSKPHFQTFMQPFANSLNDLFFKGTFDAPAKCLFQEFCQFNAFYGCPYCLSPGKTVQTSSKGHTHAYPFDEANLRTGHGEPRTHEQTLKFAAEATKESAQKGIPSSVKGVKGYSWFMFIPKFDIIRGIAIDYMHSTLLGVVKMLLTLWSDKTYKAEPWSVCKRMKEIEERYLKISPPSCITRLPRSLIANFGHLKASELRTFLLFYSVPCLYGILPEEYFQHYLHLVEAIYLLLQDSISPNDIVKASALIKHFCIRIKELYAARYETFNVHCLLHMTERVRDLGPLWTHSCFCFEDFNGELRSLFHGTQSVEEQIVTAVSVQQRIPELVPLLESGSMAQELYEHLSRKRPLASKKEKLPGNSNCSIVGNLQNYVFTAVERAVVESLIGPVQEVYQFFRLLIGEQLIHSKLYKSMTRRNNFTIEFKGNSGDSPPSFGQILFYSKIYLHCPNPSFCANSCKCRKPLFYALVKVLKPNKTLAIANDPYTGTAVSHLVPVIRSDNNCITAIPVDNIIRLCFFVDCGNDNTPFVGMFPNQYEKD; translated from the exons ATGGCGACTGGAAATGCAAAAGAAACACGTAACTCTAGaagttgtgaaaaaagaagaggtACTTACCTGTCTTATCTGTCACATCCGTCGTTGAAAGTTCCCAGAACGTCAGAGTATCGCCAGAAACTAGCTAAAACTTATGATAGAGAAACGAATGCGGTATCTTGTAGCGACACTGTTGAACATTTTGAGTCAGAGTTCCTGGACTACTCATATGCATCTCAGGGGATCGAAGAATACTCTCTGGAAGACCGTAATAATGTTGATTTGTTGAAAGAAGATGGTCGGCCAGCTGAGGTAGAAAATGACAGAGAAGGCCGCCCAACTAGAGACTCCATCGCTGATGAAATGTTAAAGGGGCTCCTGAACAACACGGCAGTTGAGCAAGACAGCTGTGATGAAATTTCGCAAGTTTTTCCTGAAGATCCAGCGCTTGATACAACGTACGGATCTAGCGAGTTTCATGAGGATTTGAACGAGCAAGATAATGACGTGGATGAACTTTCGGAAGCGGAAGATAGGAATGAAAGCAGCACTCAAGATGACTACGTGAAAATTACTGAGCTATCCTTATCACAAGACACCCGTTTATACGAGGGGTCCCCCGTTACTTTTTCAGTTAGCTTGCTGCTGATTATTAGCTTCGCCATAAGGCATAATTTGAGCGGACTGGCTTTGGCTGACCTTTTGACGTTAATTAACATTCATCTTGTTGTACCCAACTGCTTTGCTAAATCGACAGCTGTTCTCAACCGATTCTTTCGAAAGCTTAAGAAGCCTATCGAGTACCActattattgttgttgctgttttgagTACATTGGGCTTACAAAGACCTCCTGCTGTTCTAACAAGTATTGTCTGGtagatttttccaaaaaaggtGCACTGGCCTACTTCATTGTCCTACCCTTAGTCACACAGCTTCAGTCATTGCTGTCAA gGCCAGAAGTACCTGATTTTCTGCAGTATCGTGtcacaagacaaaaacaaaactcagaTGCCATTGAAGATATCTTTGATGGACAACTGTATAAGAAGCACTTTGGGGAGGACGGATTTTTTAGGGGTTCATCCACACAGGACAAAAAGACACAGATCCATTTGTCCCTGCAAATAAACACGGATGGAGTTGCAATTTTTAGGTCTTCAAAATTTTCCATATGGCcggtttattttattgtcaacGAATTGCCTCCAAATTGCAG GCAGCAGAGAAAGTACCGCATGTTTGCTGGGCTTTGGTTCGGTGTCTCCAAGCCACATTTCCAAACATTTATGCAGCCATTCGCAAACTCACTAAATGATTTATTCTTCAAAG GGACATTTGATGCCCCAGCAAAGTGCCTTTTCCAAGAGTTTTGTCAATTCAATGCCTTTTATGGTTGCCCATACTGCCTGAGCCCTGGCAAAACTGTGCAGACAAGTAGCAAAGGGCACACTCATGCTTACCCATTTGATGAAGCAAATCTCAGAACTGGTCATGGGGAACCAAGAACACATGAACAGACATTAAAGTTTGCAGCTGAAGCTACCAAGGAAAGTGCTCAAAAGGGCATCCCAAGTAGTGTTAAAGGGGTTAAAGGCTATTCATGGTTTATGTTTATTCCAAAGTTTGACATCATTAGAGGAATAGCCATTGACTATATGCACAGTACATTACTTGGCGTGGTTAAGATGTTGCTTACCCTTTGGAGTGACAAGACATATAAAGCAGAGCCATGGTCTGTCTgtaaaagaatgaaagaaattgaagaGAGGTACCTAAAGATTAGTCCTCCTTCTTGCATCACGCGCCTTCCCAGAAGCCTGATAGCAAACTTTGGGCATCTCAAAGCATCTGAGTTAAGGACTTTCCTGTTGTTCTACTCTGTTCCATGTCTGTATGGTATTCTTCCAGAAGAGTACTTTCAGCACTACCTTCACCTTGTGGAAGCCATTTACCTTCTTCTCCAGGATTCTATCTCTCCGAATGACATTGTAAAGGCCTCTGCTTTAATAAAGCATTTCTGTATCAGGATAAAGGAACTTTATGCAGCCCGCTATGAAACTTTTAATGTGCACTGTTTACTTCACATGACAGAAAGAGTGAGAGATCTTGGTCCACTGTGGACTCACtcttgtttttgctttgaaGACTTCAATGGGGAATTAAGAAGCTTATTTCATGGTACACAAAGTGTGGAAGAACAGATTGTGACAGCTGTCAGTGTGCAACAGAGAATACCTGAGTTGGTTCCTCTCCTCGAAAGTGGATCTATGGCTCAAGAACTTTATGAACACCTTTCAAGAAAGCGTCCCCTTGCttccaaaaaggaaaaacttcCAGGCAACAGCAACTGCAGCATCGTGGGCAACTTACAAAATTATGTCTTTACTGCTGTTGAGCGAGCTGTAGTCGAATCCCTAATTGGGCCAGTTCAAGAAGTGTATCAGTTTTTCAGATTACTCATTGGAGAGCAACTGATTCACTCCAAGTTATACAAAAGCATGACAAGGAGAAACAACTTTACAATAGAATTTAAAGGCAACAGTGGGGATTCACCACCTTCATTTGGACAGATTTTGTTCTATTccaaaatatatttacattgCCCCAACCCTTCATTTTGTGCTAACTCATGTAAATGTAGGAAGCCACTGTTTTATGCATTGGTCAAAGTTCTGAAACCTAACAAGACTTTAGCAATTGCTAATGATCCCTACACTGGTACTGCTGTTTCTCACCTGGTTCCAGTCATCAGGAGTGACAATAATTGTATCACTGCAATTCCAGTGGACAACATTATTCGATTATGCTTTTTTGTTGACTGTGGTAATGACAATACTCCCTTTGTGGGAATGTTTCCTAATCAGTACGAAAAAGACTAA
- the LOC140947110 gene encoding uncharacterized protein isoform X1, which yields MATGNAKETRNSRSCEKRRGTYLSYLSHPSLKVPRTSEYRQKLAKTYDRETNAVSCSDTVEHFESEFLDYSYASQGIEEYSLEDRNNVDLLKEDGRPAEVENDREGRPTRDSIADEMLKGLLNNTAVEQDSCDEISQVFPEDPALDTTYGSSEFHEDLNEQDNDVDELSEAEDRNESSTQDDYVKITELSLSQDTRLYEGSPVTFSVSLLLIISFAIRHNLSGLALADLLTLINIHLVVPNCFAKSTAVLNRFFRKLKKPIEYHYYCCCCFEYIGLTKTSCCSNKYCLVDFSKKGALAYFIVLPLVTQLQSLLSRPEVPDFLQYRVTRQKQNSDAIEDIFDGQLYKKHFGEDGFFRGSSTQDKKTQIHLSLQINTDGVAIFRSSKFSIWPVYFIVNELPPNCRQQRKYRMFAGLWFGVSKPHFQTFMQPFANSLNDLFFKGIDVKLNGKNMLLRCILLLGTFDAPAKCLFQEFCQFNAFYGCPYCLSPGKTVQTSSKGHTHAYPFDEANLRTGHGEPRTHEQTLKFAAEATKESAQKGIPSSVKGVKGYSWFMFIPKFDIIRGIAIDYMHSTLLGVVKMLLTLWSDKTYKAEPWSVCKRMKEIEERYLKISPPSCITRLPRSLIANFGHLKASELRTFLLFYSVPCLYGILPEEYFQHYLHLVEAIYLLLQDSISPNDIVKASALIKHFCIRIKELYAARYETFNVHCLLHMTERVRDLGPLWTHSCFCFEDFNGELRSLFHGTQSVEEQIVTAVSVQQRIPELVPLLESGSMAQELYEHLSRKRPLASKKEKLPGNSNCSIVGNLQNYVFTAVERAVVESLIGPVQEVYQFFRLLIGEQLIHSKLYKSMTRRNNFTIEFKGNSGDSPPSFGQILFYSKIYLHCPNPSFCANSCKCRKPLFYALVKVLKPNKTLAIANDPYTGTAVSHLVPVIRSDNNCITAIPVDNIIRLCFFVDCGNDNTPFVGMFPNQYEKD from the exons ATGGCGACTGGAAATGCAAAAGAAACACGTAACTCTAGaagttgtgaaaaaagaagaggtACTTACCTGTCTTATCTGTCACATCCGTCGTTGAAAGTTCCCAGAACGTCAGAGTATCGCCAGAAACTAGCTAAAACTTATGATAGAGAAACGAATGCGGTATCTTGTAGCGACACTGTTGAACATTTTGAGTCAGAGTTCCTGGACTACTCATATGCATCTCAGGGGATCGAAGAATACTCTCTGGAAGACCGTAATAATGTTGATTTGTTGAAAGAAGATGGTCGGCCAGCTGAGGTAGAAAATGACAGAGAAGGCCGCCCAACTAGAGACTCCATCGCTGATGAAATGTTAAAGGGGCTCCTGAACAACACGGCAGTTGAGCAAGACAGCTGTGATGAAATTTCGCAAGTTTTTCCTGAAGATCCAGCGCTTGATACAACGTACGGATCTAGCGAGTTTCATGAGGATTTGAACGAGCAAGATAATGACGTGGATGAACTTTCGGAAGCGGAAGATAGGAATGAAAGCAGCACTCAAGATGACTACGTGAAAATTACTGAGCTATCCTTATCACAAGACACCCGTTTATACGAGGGGTCCCCCGTTACTTTTTCAGTTAGCTTGCTGCTGATTATTAGCTTCGCCATAAGGCATAATTTGAGCGGACTGGCTTTGGCTGACCTTTTGACGTTAATTAACATTCATCTTGTTGTACCCAACTGCTTTGCTAAATCGACAGCTGTTCTCAACCGATTCTTTCGAAAGCTTAAGAAGCCTATCGAGTACCActattattgttgttgctgttttgagTACATTGGGCTTACAAAGACCTCCTGCTGTTCTAACAAGTATTGTCTGGtagatttttccaaaaaaggtGCACTGGCCTACTTCATTGTCCTACCCTTAGTCACACAGCTTCAGTCATTGCTGTCAA gGCCAGAAGTACCTGATTTTCTGCAGTATCGTGtcacaagacaaaaacaaaactcagaTGCCATTGAAGATATCTTTGATGGACAACTGTATAAGAAGCACTTTGGGGAGGACGGATTTTTTAGGGGTTCATCCACACAGGACAAAAAGACACAGATCCATTTGTCCCTGCAAATAAACACGGATGGAGTTGCAATTTTTAGGTCTTCAAAATTTTCCATATGGCcggtttattttattgtcaacGAATTGCCTCCAAATTGCAG GCAGCAGAGAAAGTACCGCATGTTTGCTGGGCTTTGGTTCGGTGTCTCCAAGCCACATTTCCAAACATTTATGCAGCCATTCGCAAACTCACTAAATGATTTATTCTTCAAAG GGATTGATGTAAAGCTGAATGGCAAGAACATGTTGCTTCGCTGTATTTTACTCTTAGGGACATTTGATGCCCCAGCAAAGTGCCTTTTCCAAGAGTTTTGTCAATTCAATGCCTTTTATGGTTGCCCATACTGCCTGAGCCCTGGCAAAACTGTGCAGACAAGTAGCAAAGGGCACACTCATGCTTACCCATTTGATGAAGCAAATCTCAGAACTGGTCATGGGGAACCAAGAACACATGAACAGACATTAAAGTTTGCAGCTGAAGCTACCAAGGAAAGTGCTCAAAAGGGCATCCCAAGTAGTGTTAAAGGGGTTAAAGGCTATTCATGGTTTATGTTTATTCCAAAGTTTGACATCATTAGAGGAATAGCCATTGACTATATGCACAGTACATTACTTGGCGTGGTTAAGATGTTGCTTACCCTTTGGAGTGACAAGACATATAAAGCAGAGCCATGGTCTGTCTgtaaaagaatgaaagaaattgaagaGAGGTACCTAAAGATTAGTCCTCCTTCTTGCATCACGCGCCTTCCCAGAAGCCTGATAGCAAACTTTGGGCATCTCAAAGCATCTGAGTTAAGGACTTTCCTGTTGTTCTACTCTGTTCCATGTCTGTATGGTATTCTTCCAGAAGAGTACTTTCAGCACTACCTTCACCTTGTGGAAGCCATTTACCTTCTTCTCCAGGATTCTATCTCTCCGAATGACATTGTAAAGGCCTCTGCTTTAATAAAGCATTTCTGTATCAGGATAAAGGAACTTTATGCAGCCCGCTATGAAACTTTTAATGTGCACTGTTTACTTCACATGACAGAAAGAGTGAGAGATCTTGGTCCACTGTGGACTCACtcttgtttttgctttgaaGACTTCAATGGGGAATTAAGAAGCTTATTTCATGGTACACAAAGTGTGGAAGAACAGATTGTGACAGCTGTCAGTGTGCAACAGAGAATACCTGAGTTGGTTCCTCTCCTCGAAAGTGGATCTATGGCTCAAGAACTTTATGAACACCTTTCAAGAAAGCGTCCCCTTGCttccaaaaaggaaaaacttcCAGGCAACAGCAACTGCAGCATCGTGGGCAACTTACAAAATTATGTCTTTACTGCTGTTGAGCGAGCTGTAGTCGAATCCCTAATTGGGCCAGTTCAAGAAGTGTATCAGTTTTTCAGATTACTCATTGGAGAGCAACTGATTCACTCCAAGTTATACAAAAGCATGACAAGGAGAAACAACTTTACAATAGAATTTAAAGGCAACAGTGGGGATTCACCACCTTCATTTGGACAGATTTTGTTCTATTccaaaatatatttacattgCCCCAACCCTTCATTTTGTGCTAACTCATGTAAATGTAGGAAGCCACTGTTTTATGCATTGGTCAAAGTTCTGAAACCTAACAAGACTTTAGCAATTGCTAATGATCCCTACACTGGTACTGCTGTTTCTCACCTGGTTCCAGTCATCAGGAGTGACAATAATTGTATCACTGCAATTCCAGTGGACAACATTATTCGATTATGCTTTTTTGTTGACTGTGGTAATGACAATACTCCCTTTGTGGGAATGTTTCCTAATCAGTACGAAAAAGACTAA
- the LOC140945153 gene encoding uncharacterized protein: MVKPNGFAVVEWNRPNGRSELEAIIVKKLAVKESVRAGAIAEMQYDGEIWRGKILSLHDSMSDARSVLDKELGNSGTEENSSNCEQNSSPSKKQRKRTKNKRLDGYETSQDDEPSKKKPKTSEGRKKAGGSKENDSESQNRKKNARKDHDDAAEKERKRIEKEQANKQREKERQALTERNNMLLERMTALVSNQSAEDPFDSDVVSECVDLTTSSTPPSNPVHRLQNTVNELRSATPERVLSISQLQKTLDMLQGNSEDPPTTPSICQTAIPSLQRTSLITLQDVWEEPVSTTPVQQMPNSTTPVSRSPLTTLRGRLTEVPLSIPNQQKEATISGAQRTPLTNTPRNFPNRRQDLVARPTVGGKCPRRVLPQPLSSSDEEEYCPSCVTRKKRVRELEDQLKSLQGQVSDPPRPGKISPILAERFKMVELTPGSQVFVYQNHIHQAMARASYKSAASFLLNCFYTNDELVGMNLTGANGKKCPDKEILQSIIGFVMREYQKHSPTESSLKLALRNKLSALESRKLKKDE; this comes from the exons ATG GTGAAACCAAATGGCTTTGCAGTAGTTGAATGGAATCGACCAAATGGAAGAAGTGAATTGGAAGCGATTATTGTGAAGAAGTTAGCTGTCAAGGAAAGTGTAAGAGCTGGGGCCATTGCTGAAATGCAATATGATGGAGAAATTTGGAGGGGAAAAATTCTCTCTCTCCATG ACAGTATGAGTGATGCTAGAAGTGTTTTAGACAAGGAGCTTGGAAATTCTGGAACAGAAGAAAACAGTTCAAACTGTGAACAGAATTCATCCCCCAGTAAGAAGCAGAGAAAGAGAACAAAGAATAAACGACTTGATGGATATGAAACCAGTCAAG ATGATGaaccttccaaaaaaaaacCCAAGACCTCTGAGGGCAGAAAGAAAGCTGGAGGAAGCAAAGAAAATGACAGTGAAAGTCAAAATAGGAAGAAAAATGCCCGAAAAGATCATGATGATGCAGCAGAAAAGGAGCGAAAGCGAATTGAAAAGGAGCAGGCAaataagcaaagagaaaaggaaCGGCAGGCCCTTACTGAGCGAAATAACATGTTGCTAGAAAGGATGACTGCTTTGGTGAGTAATCAAAGTGCAGAAGATCCCTTTGATTCCGATGTTGTCTCAGAGTGTGTGGATCTCACAACTTCATCAACACCACCATCAAATCCTGTTCATCGTCTTCAGAACACAGTAAATGAGTTACGGAGTGCCACACCAGAAAGAGTGTTGTCAATCTCACAGCTTCAAAAGACACTGGACATGCTGCAGGGCAATTCAGAGGACCCACCAACCACACCATCTATTTGTCAGACAGCAATTCCATCACTGCAGAGAACCTCTCTGATCACACTGCAGGATGTGTGGGAAGAACCAGTATCCACAACACCAGTTCAGCAGATGCCAAATTCCACCACACCAGTGTCAAGATCTCCTCTGACAACTCTGCGTGGCAGATTAACAGAAGTGCCACTGTCAATACCAAATCAACAGAAAGAAGCCACCATTTCAGGAGCACAAAGAACCCCACTGACAAACACACCCAGAAATTTTCCAAACAGAAGACAAGACTTAGTAGCCAGACCAACTGTGGGTGGTAAATGCCCCAGACGAGTTCTACCACAGCCGCTCTCAAGTTCAGATGAAGAAGAGTATTGTCCATCATGCGTAACACGCAAAAAGAGAGTGAGGGAACTTGAAGATCAATTAAAGAGCTTGCAAGGTCAAG tttctgATCCTCCAAGACCTGGAAAGATCAGTCCCATTCTAGCAGAACGCTTTAAG ATGGTAGAGTTGACTCCTGGTTCTCAAGTTTTTGTGTACCAGAACCATATTCACCAAGCAATGGCCAGAGCGTCGTATAAGTCAGCGGCATCGTTTTTGTTAAACTGTTTTTACACAAACGACGAGCTGGTGGGGATGAACCTGACTGGAGCAAATGGAAAGAAATGCCCAGACAAGGAGATACTTCAAAGCATTATAG GATTTGTCATGAGAGAATACCAAAAGCATTCGCCAACTGAGTCCTCTCTGAAGCTGGCTTTAAGAAACAAGCTGAGTGCTTTGGAATCAAGAAAGTTAAAGAAGGATGAGTGa